The following are encoded together in the Xanthomonas vesicatoria ATCC 35937 genome:
- the paoA gene encoding aldehyde dehydrogenase iron-sulfur subunit PaoA, which translates to MRDIKMTRREVLIAGTASAASVAATQSMAAAAVSQRQAVEPANSSSEVAFEVNGKPVMLTLDNRTTLLDALREHLQLTGTKKGCDHGQCGACTVIVDGQRMNSCLSLAVMHQGAKVTTIEGLGTPDKLHPMQAAFVKHDGYQCGYCTPGQICSAVAVLDEVKRGIPSHVTEDLTAKTRLTTPELQERMSGNICRCGAYSNIVEAINEVAGARA; encoded by the coding sequence ATGAGAGACATCAAGATGACCCGTCGCGAAGTACTGATCGCTGGCACGGCGTCGGCAGCCAGCGTTGCCGCAACCCAATCAATGGCGGCCGCGGCCGTGTCGCAACGGCAGGCGGTAGAGCCGGCAAATTCTTCCAGCGAGGTTGCGTTCGAGGTCAATGGCAAGCCGGTGATGCTGACACTGGATAACCGCACCACCTTGCTGGACGCCTTGCGTGAGCATTTGCAGCTGACCGGCACCAAAAAGGGCTGCGATCATGGACAGTGCGGCGCATGTACCGTCATCGTCGATGGGCAGCGCATGAATTCCTGCCTGTCGTTGGCAGTGATGCATCAGGGCGCAAAGGTCACCACCATCGAGGGCCTTGGCACACCGGACAAGCTGCATCCAATGCAGGCAGCTTTCGTCAAACACGATGGCTATCAGTGTGGTTATTGCACACCCGGCCAGATCTGTTCGGCAGTGGCGGTGCTCGATGAGGTCAAACGCGGCATTCCCAGCCACGTGACCGAGGATTTGACCGCCAAGACCCGGCTCACCACGCCGGAACTGCAGGAGCGCATGAGCGGCAACATCTGCCGTTGCGGCGCGTATTCCAACATCGTCGAAGCGATCAATGAAGTTGCCGGAGCGCGGGCATGA
- a CDS encoding zinc-dependent alcohol dehydrogenase family protein, translated as MRAVRLSHPAGLNALKLVELPDPGQPANGQIRVRLHASSLNFHDLGVVLGQMPTADGRIPMSDGAGVVEAVGADVSEFAVGDHVVSTFFPQWLDGEPLHTGFATTPGDGIDGYARSAVVSAAQAFTHAPTGYSHAQAATLTTAGVTAWRALVANGGLKAGDSVLVLGTGGVSIFALQFAKAMGATVIATSSSDEKLEKVRALGVDHVINYRQHAEWSRQVLEITDGRGVDHVVEVGGPGTLAQSIRSARVGGHIALIGVLTGAAGPVPTAEMMGRQQRLQGLVVGSRRHQQELVRALDGLPLRPVIDRSYALDDIGEAFALQKAGGHLGKIVLEF; from the coding sequence ATGCGCGCTGTTCGCCTCTCGCATCCTGCTGGTCTCAACGCACTGAAATTGGTCGAATTGCCCGATCCGGGCCAGCCCGCAAACGGGCAGATCCGGGTACGTCTGCACGCCAGCTCGCTCAATTTCCATGATCTGGGCGTCGTGCTCGGGCAGATGCCGACGGCCGATGGACGCATCCCGATGTCCGATGGCGCCGGTGTGGTCGAAGCGGTCGGCGCAGACGTCAGCGAGTTCGCCGTTGGTGACCATGTGGTGTCTACGTTCTTCCCGCAATGGCTGGATGGCGAACCGCTGCACACTGGCTTTGCGACCACGCCGGGCGATGGTATCGATGGGTATGCACGTAGTGCGGTTGTGTCCGCTGCGCAGGCATTTACCCATGCGCCAACCGGGTACAGCCACGCACAGGCGGCCACCTTGACCACTGCCGGCGTCACCGCCTGGCGTGCGCTGGTTGCCAATGGTGGCCTGAAGGCAGGCGACAGCGTGCTGGTGCTGGGCACGGGGGGCGTGTCGATCTTTGCGCTGCAGTTCGCCAAGGCGATGGGCGCGACCGTGATCGCCACGTCTTCGTCCGATGAGAAGTTGGAAAAGGTACGGGCGCTGGGTGTCGATCACGTCATCAACTATCGGCAGCACGCCGAGTGGTCGCGGCAGGTGCTGGAGATCACCGACGGGCGCGGCGTGGACCATGTGGTCGAGGTCGGTGGCCCCGGCACGTTGGCGCAATCGATCCGTTCTGCGCGGGTGGGCGGGCACATCGCCTTGATCGGTGTGTTGACCGGTGCGGCCGGCCCGGTGCCGACCGCAGAGATGATGGGGCGTCAGCAGCGCCTGCAGGGTTTGGTGGTCGGCAGTCGCCGACATCAGCAGGAGCTGGTGCGCGCCCTGGATGGGCTGCCGCTGCGCCCGGTCATCGACCGTAGCTACGCGCTGGACGACATTGGCGAGGCGTTCGCATTGCAGAAGGCCGGTGGGCATCTTGGCAAGATCGTGCTGGAGTTCTGA
- a CDS encoding single-stranded DNA-binding protein codes for MARGINKVILVGNLGNDPDTKYTQAGMAITRVSLATTSMRKDREGNNQERTEWHRVVFFGKLGEIAGEYLRKGSQVYVEGELRYDKYTGQDGVEKYSTDIVANEMQMLGGRGEGGGGGMGGDRPQRSQAPRQQQGGGGGGQGGGYGGGGGGQDYAPRRQQPAQQQSAPPMDDFADDDIPF; via the coding sequence ATGGCCCGCGGCATCAACAAAGTCATCCTCGTCGGCAACCTCGGCAACGATCCCGACACCAAGTACACCCAGGCCGGCATGGCGATCACCCGCGTGAGCCTGGCGACCACCAGCATGCGCAAGGATCGCGAAGGCAACAACCAGGAGCGCACCGAGTGGCATCGCGTGGTTTTCTTCGGGAAGCTTGGTGAAATCGCCGGTGAGTACCTGCGCAAGGGTTCGCAGGTGTATGTCGAAGGCGAACTGCGCTACGACAAGTACACCGGTCAGGACGGCGTGGAGAAGTACAGCACCGACATCGTCGCCAACGAGATGCAGATGCTCGGCGGCCGTGGTGAAGGTGGCGGTGGCGGCATGGGCGGCGATCGCCCGCAGCGCTCGCAGGCCCCGCGCCAGCAGCAGGGCGGGGGTGGCGGCGGACAAGGCGGCGGCTACGGCGGTGGCGGTGGCGGTCAGGATTATGCCCCGCGTCGTCAACAGCCGGCCCAGCAGCAGTCGGCACCGCCGATGGACGATTTTGCGGATGACGATATTCCGTTTTGA
- a CDS encoding polyprenyl synthetase family protein, whose translation MTIAEDLPTVLGLPQIQSLAAPDMAAVDALIRRRLASDVVLINQIADHIISAGGKRLRPMLVMLAGHAAGGSGPEHHQLAAIIEFIHTSTLLHDDVVDESDLRRGRSTANALWGNAPSVLVGDFLYSRSFQLMVELDRMEVMQILADTTNRIAEGEVLQLLHVHNPDTDEAAYLRVIERKTAVLFAAGTRLGALASGADADVQQRLYDYGMQLGFAFQIADDVLDYAAEAEDLGKNLGDDLAEGKATLPLIHAMAHSDEATRQRLRAIVEQGDAAAMPEVLAAIHATGGLDYSRQRAAEYAAAAEQALATLPASPAVAALRGLARYAVQRTH comes from the coding sequence ATGACCATCGCCGAAGACCTCCCCACCGTCCTGGGCCTGCCCCAGATCCAGTCCCTCGCCGCGCCCGACATGGCCGCGGTGGATGCGCTGATCCGCCGCCGCCTGGCGTCGGACGTCGTGCTGATCAACCAGATCGCCGATCACATCATCTCCGCTGGCGGCAAACGCTTGCGCCCGATGCTGGTGATGCTGGCCGGCCACGCCGCTGGCGGCTCCGGCCCGGAGCACCACCAGCTGGCGGCGATCATCGAATTCATCCACACCTCCACCTTGTTGCACGACGACGTGGTGGACGAGTCGGATCTGCGCCGCGGGCGCAGCACGGCCAACGCGTTGTGGGGCAATGCACCCAGTGTGCTGGTGGGCGACTTTCTCTATTCGCGCAGCTTCCAGTTGATGGTCGAGCTGGACCGCATGGAAGTCATGCAGATCCTGGCCGACACCACCAACCGCATCGCCGAAGGCGAGGTGCTGCAGCTGCTGCACGTGCATAACCCCGACACCGACGAAGCCGCCTACCTGCGCGTGATCGAGCGCAAGACCGCGGTGCTCTTCGCCGCCGGCACCCGCCTGGGCGCGCTGGCGTCGGGTGCGGATGCGGATGTGCAGCAGCGCCTGTACGACTATGGCATGCAGCTGGGCTTTGCCTTCCAGATCGCCGACGACGTACTCGATTACGCCGCCGAGGCCGAGGATCTGGGCAAGAACCTGGGCGACGATCTGGCCGAAGGCAAGGCAACGCTGCCGCTCATCCACGCCATGGCGCATTCGGATGAGGCCACGCGGCAGCGCCTGCGTGCCATCGTCGAACAGGGCGATGCAGCCGCGATGCCGGAAGTGCTGGCCGCCATTCATGCCACCGGCGGGTTGGACTACAGCCGCCAGCGTGCGGCCGAATACGCCGCCGCCGCCGAACAGGCGCTGGCAACGCTGCCCGCCAGCCCGGCAGTGGCCGCCCTACGCGGCCTAGCCCGTTACGCGGTCCAACGCACGCATTGA
- a CDS encoding dienelactone hydrolase family protein codes for MHKQWSWSSVGLVGVLASLAFPAMAVMQAKPLEWKVGKDTYSGVLVYDDAGDTKRPGLVMVPNWRGVNDSAVAKAKQLAGDDYVVLVADVYGKGKRPANDSEAGQFAGALKKDPPTLRARALQAVDVLKAQAGKAPLDATRIGAVGFCFGGTTVLELVRAGAQLAGVVSLHGGIATPSPAAAGSAKTPLLVLNGADDKSVSKADIAAFETEMNAAGADWQFVNFSGAVHCFAEADANSPPGCLYNPRAAKRAYRMLGDFFDERFAQ; via the coding sequence ATGCACAAGCAATGGTCGTGGAGCAGTGTGGGACTGGTCGGTGTGTTGGCGTCGTTGGCATTCCCGGCGATGGCCGTGATGCAGGCCAAGCCGCTGGAATGGAAGGTCGGCAAGGACACTTATAGCGGCGTGCTGGTGTACGACGATGCCGGCGACACCAAACGCCCTGGCCTGGTGATGGTGCCTAACTGGCGCGGCGTCAACGACTCGGCGGTGGCCAAGGCCAAGCAACTGGCGGGCGACGATTACGTGGTGCTGGTGGCCGATGTGTACGGCAAGGGTAAGCGGCCGGCCAACGACAGCGAGGCGGGGCAGTTCGCCGGCGCGTTGAAGAAGGACCCGCCGACGTTGCGCGCACGCGCGCTGCAAGCGGTCGACGTGCTCAAGGCGCAGGCCGGTAAGGCACCCCTCGATGCGACGCGCATTGGTGCAGTGGGCTTCTGTTTCGGCGGGACCACGGTGCTGGAACTGGTGCGCGCCGGCGCACAGCTTGCCGGTGTGGTCAGCCTGCACGGCGGCATCGCCACACCCAGCCCAGCCGCTGCCGGCTCGGCAAAAACCCCGCTGCTGGTGCTCAACGGCGCCGACGACAAGAGCGTGAGCAAGGCGGACATCGCCGCGTTCGAAACCGAGATGAATGCTGCAGGCGCCGATTGGCAGTTCGTCAATTTCAGCGGGGCGGTGCATTGCTTCGCCGAAGCCGATGCCAACAGCCCGCCCGGTTGCCTGTACAACCCGCGCGCGGCCAAGCGTGCGTATCGCATGCTGGGCGACTTCTTCGATGAGCGGTTTGCTCAGTAG
- the murD gene encoding UDP-N-acetylmuramoyl-L-alanine--D-glutamate ligase, whose product MRISQLEGRAVALWGWGREGRAAYRALRSALPTQPLTVFCNTEEARELDALADAALQVETDASAQALGRFEVVVKSPGISPYRAEALTAAAAHGTQFIGGTALWFAEHAQADGGVPGAICVTGTKGKSTTTALLAHLLRSAGHRTALVGNIGQPLLEVLAPQPPPAYWAIELSSYQTGEVGRSGARPQLALVLNLFPEHLDWHGDEARYVRDKLSLVTEGRPRIALLNAADPLLRGLQLPESEVRWFNHADGWHLRGDVVYRGERAIFDTANVPLPGEHNRRNLCAVLAAIEALGLDSAALAPAALSFRPLPNRLQLLGSVDGISYVNDSISTTPHASLAALACFAQRRVALLVGGHDRGLDWQDFAAHMAQQAPLEIVTMGANGPRIHALLEPLAEAGRFGLHAATDLEHAMQLARDALGTQGGVVLLSPGAPSFGAYSDYVARGRHFAQLAGFDPAAISAIPGLGVQ is encoded by the coding sequence GTGCGAATTTCGCAACTTGAGGGCAGGGCGGTTGCGTTATGGGGGTGGGGGCGCGAGGGGCGCGCTGCCTATCGTGCGCTGCGTAGCGCATTACCCACGCAACCGCTGACCGTCTTTTGCAACACCGAAGAAGCGCGCGAGCTGGATGCATTGGCCGACGCGGCGCTGCAGGTGGAAACCGACGCCAGCGCGCAGGCGTTGGGCCGCTTCGAGGTTGTGGTGAAGTCACCGGGCATCAGCCCGTATCGCGCCGAAGCGCTGACTGCCGCTGCCGCGCACGGCACGCAGTTCATCGGCGGCACCGCGCTGTGGTTTGCCGAACATGCGCAGGCCGACGGTGGCGTGCCAGGCGCCATCTGCGTGACCGGCACCAAGGGCAAGAGCACCACTACTGCTTTGCTGGCGCACCTGTTGCGCAGCGCCGGGCATCGCACCGCCCTGGTCGGCAACATCGGCCAACCGTTGCTGGAAGTGCTGGCACCGCAACCGCCGCCTGCGTACTGGGCGATCGAGTTGTCCAGCTACCAGACCGGCGAGGTCGGGCGCAGTGGCGCCCGCCCGCAACTGGCACTGGTCTTGAACCTGTTTCCCGAACATCTTGACTGGCATGGCGACGAGGCGCGTTATGTGCGCGACAAGTTGTCGCTGGTGACCGAAGGCCGCCCGCGGATCGCCTTGCTCAACGCGGCCGACCCGCTGTTGCGCGGGTTGCAGCTGCCCGAGAGCGAAGTGCGCTGGTTCAATCATGCCGATGGCTGGCATCTGCGCGGCGATGTGGTGTATCGCGGCGAGCGGGCCATCTTCGATACGGCCAACGTGCCGCTGCCTGGCGAGCACAATCGCCGCAATCTTTGCGCGGTGCTGGCCGCGATCGAGGCGCTGGGCCTGGATTCCGCGGCGTTGGCGCCAGCGGCGCTGAGCTTTCGTCCGTTGCCCAACCGGCTGCAGTTGCTTGGCAGCGTGGACGGCATCAGTTACGTCAACGATTCGATCAGCACCACGCCGCATGCGTCGTTGGCTGCACTTGCCTGCTTTGCGCAGCGGCGTGTCGCCTTGTTGGTCGGTGGGCATGATCGCGGGCTGGATTGGCAGGACTTTGCTGCGCACATGGCGCAGCAGGCGCCGCTGGAAATCGTTACCATGGGCGCCAACGGCCCGCGTATCCATGCGCTGCTGGAACCGCTGGCCGAAGCTGGCCGTTTCGGCTTGCACGCCGCCACCGATCTGGAACATGCCATGCAGCTGGCGCGCGACGCATTGGGCACGCAGGGCGGTGTGGTGCTGCTGTCGCCGGGCGCGCCGAGTTTCGGCGCCTACAGCGATTACGTTGCACGCGGCCGGCACTTCGCCCAATTGGCCGGATTCGACCCGGCGGCGATCAGTGCCATCCCCGGGCTTGGCGTGCAGTAA
- the murL gene encoding UDP-N-acetyl-alpha-D-muramoyl-L-alanyl-L-glutamate epimerase, which yields MSAFDKHQISTFRFVRCALDAQTGVATLVYAFDQGPELVETVAVPGAPFVLDGARAVAVQQALRLLHLIAGASYYKAAVPPTIAIDDYGIDADTAALVESVYLHGLGEFAYRNGLNLHGKINFPVAAPAAAQAPALGLREHALVAIGGGKDSLVSIEALRHAGIAQTVSWIGGSQLIRACAERTGLPVLNIGRVLAPELFELNRQGAWNGHIPVTAVNSAILVLSALLTGVDQVVFSNERSASYGSQIPGTGEVNHQWSKGWAFEQAFGEYVQRHVAADLRYYSLLRPLSELAVARQFAKTDHYDAHFSSCNRNFHIMGERPVHRWCGVCPKCHFVFLALAPFMPKTRLVKIFGRNLLDDASQAGGYDALLEFQDHKPFECVGEGRESRAAMALLATRAEWKEDALVKRFIREIQPQLDTQDLQVAPLMAIDGEHRIPSALWERVRANFAT from the coding sequence ATGAGCGCTTTCGACAAACACCAGATCTCCACCTTCCGCTTCGTGCGTTGCGCACTCGACGCGCAAACCGGCGTGGCGACGCTGGTGTATGCCTTCGACCAGGGTCCGGAACTGGTGGAAACCGTTGCCGTGCCCGGCGCCCCGTTTGTGCTGGACGGCGCGCGTGCCGTTGCCGTGCAACAGGCCTTGCGGTTGCTGCACCTCATCGCCGGTGCGAGTTACTACAAGGCAGCGGTGCCGCCGACCATTGCCATCGACGACTACGGAATCGATGCCGACACCGCCGCGCTGGTGGAAAGCGTCTATCTGCACGGCCTGGGCGAATTCGCCTACCGCAATGGCTTGAACCTGCACGGCAAGATCAACTTTCCGGTGGCTGCGCCGGCAGCTGCACAGGCGCCTGCGTTGGGCTTGCGCGAGCATGCATTGGTCGCCATCGGCGGCGGCAAGGATTCGCTGGTCAGCATCGAAGCGTTGCGGCACGCCGGCATCGCGCAGACCGTCAGCTGGATCGGCGGCTCGCAACTGATCCGGGCCTGTGCCGAGCGCACTGGCCTGCCGGTGCTCAACATCGGCCGCGTGCTGGCACCGGAGTTGTTCGAGCTCAACCGCCAGGGTGCGTGGAACGGACATATTCCGGTGACGGCAGTGAACTCGGCCATCCTGGTGTTGTCCGCGCTGCTGACCGGCGTGGATCAGGTGGTGTTCTCCAACGAACGCTCGGCCAGCTACGGCAGCCAGATTCCCGGCACCGGCGAGGTCAATCACCAGTGGTCCAAGGGCTGGGCGTTCGAGCAGGCCTTTGGCGAGTACGTGCAGCGCCATGTGGCGGCTGATCTGCGTTATTACTCGCTGCTGCGGCCGCTGTCGGAGCTGGCGGTGGCGCGGCAGTTTGCCAAGACCGATCACTACGACGCGCATTTTTCCAGCTGCAACCGCAACTTCCACATCATGGGCGAGCGCCCGGTGCACCGCTGGTGCGGCGTGTGCCCCAAGTGCCATTTCGTGTTCCTGGCGCTGGCGCCGTTCATGCCCAAGACGCGTCTGGTCAAGATCTTCGGGCGCAATCTGCTCGACGATGCCAGCCAGGCTGGCGGCTACGATGCGCTGCTGGAATTTCAGGACCACAAGCCGTTCGAATGCGTGGGCGAAGGCCGTGAGTCGCGTGCGGCGATGGCGCTGCTGGCAACGCGCGCGGAGTGGAAGGAAGACGCGTTGGTCAAGCGTTTCATCCGCGAGATCCAGCCGCAGCTGGACACCCAGGATCTGCAGGTCGCGCCGCTGATGGCCATCGATGGCGAGCACCGGATTCCCTCGGCGCTGTGGGAGCGCGTGCGTGCGAATTTCGCAACTTGA
- a CDS encoding bifunctional aspartate kinase/diaminopimelate decarboxylase — translation MSAPHSTDRWIVLKFGGTSVSRRHRWDTIGKLASKRANETGGRVLVVVSALSGVTNELTAIADGAADSAQRVAALEQRHREFLAELELDADAVIGERLAALHALVADARAATRTLDWQAEVLGQGELLSSTIGAAYLHASGLDMGWLDARQWLSALPPQPNQSEWSKRLSVSCQWQSDADWRTRFDAQPTRLLITQGFISRHADGGTAILGRGGSDTSAAYFGALLGASRVEIWTDVPGMFSANPKEVPDARLLTRLDYYEAQEIATTGAKVLHPRSIKPCRDSGVPMAILDTERPDLRGTSIDGNAEPVLGVKAISRRNGIVLVSMEGIGMWQQVGFLADVFTLFKKHGLSVDLIGSAETNVTVSLDPSENLVNTDVLAALSADLSQICKVKIIVPCAAITLVGRGMRSLLHKLSDVWATFGQERVHMISQSSNDLNLTFVIDEADADGLLPILHGELIDSGAMPVSEGEVFGPRWREIIGSVRPRPTPWWHAERAHLLSLAKAGTPRYAYHLPTVRARAHALAQIAAVDQRYYAIKANAHPAILMALEQAGFGLECVSHGELRRVFQTLPELSPRRVLFTPSFAPKAEYEAAFALGVTVTVDNVEALRNWPEVFRGRNVWLRIDLGHGDGHHEKVNTGGKASKFGLSSTRVDEFVEAARTLEVTITGVHAHLGSGVETGEHWRMMYDELAGFARRIGTVETIDIGGGLPIPYSAEDEPFDLEVWAKGLAEVKAVHPGYRLAIEPGRYLVAEAGVLLAGVTQVIEKDGVQRVGLDAGMNTLIRPALYDAWHDIENLSRLDTAADGAFDIVGPICESSDVFGKRRRLPSSTAPGDVVLVADAGAYGYSMASTYNQRELPREEVIDAPAG, via the coding sequence ATGTCAGCTCCCCACTCTACCGATCGTTGGATCGTCCTCAAGTTCGGCGGCACCTCGGTGTCGCGTCGTCATCGCTGGGACACGATTGGAAAACTGGCGAGCAAACGGGCGAACGAAACCGGCGGCCGCGTGCTGGTAGTGGTGTCTGCGCTTTCGGGCGTAACCAACGAACTCACCGCTATCGCCGATGGCGCTGCCGATAGCGCACAGCGCGTGGCAGCGTTGGAGCAACGCCATCGCGAGTTTCTGGCCGAGCTCGAGCTCGATGCCGATGCGGTCATCGGCGAGCGGCTGGCCGCGTTGCACGCGCTGGTTGCCGATGCGCGCGCTGCCACGCGCACTCTCGATTGGCAGGCCGAGGTGCTGGGGCAGGGCGAATTGCTGTCGTCCACCATCGGTGCGGCCTATCTGCATGCCAGTGGCCTGGATATGGGCTGGCTGGACGCGCGGCAGTGGCTGTCGGCGTTGCCGCCGCAGCCCAATCAGAGCGAGTGGTCCAAGCGTTTGTCGGTGTCGTGCCAGTGGCAGTCCGACGCGGACTGGCGCACGCGCTTCGATGCGCAGCCCACGCGCTTGCTGATCACCCAGGGTTTCATTTCGCGGCACGCCGATGGTGGTACGGCCATCCTGGGCCGCGGCGGCTCGGATACTTCGGCGGCGTATTTCGGTGCGCTGCTCGGCGCCAGCCGGGTGGAAATCTGGACCGACGTGCCCGGCATGTTCAGCGCAAATCCAAAGGAGGTGCCGGACGCGCGCTTGCTGACCCGCCTGGACTATTACGAAGCGCAGGAAATCGCCACTACCGGCGCCAAGGTGCTGCATCCACGCTCGATCAAGCCATGCCGCGATTCCGGCGTGCCGATGGCGATCCTGGATACCGAGCGCCCGGATCTGCGCGGCACCAGCATCGACGGCAATGCCGAGCCGGTGCTGGGCGTCAAGGCGATCAGCCGTCGCAACGGAATCGTGCTGGTGTCGATGGAAGGCATCGGCATGTGGCAACAGGTGGGCTTTCTGGCCGACGTGTTTACCTTGTTCAAGAAGCACGGGTTGTCGGTGGACCTGATCGGCTCGGCCGAAACCAACGTCACCGTGTCGCTGGACCCGAGCGAGAACCTGGTCAACACCGATGTGCTGGCGGCGCTGTCGGCCGATCTGTCGCAGATCTGCAAGGTCAAGATCATTGTTCCTTGCGCGGCGATCACCCTGGTCGGGCGCGGCATGCGCTCGTTGCTGCACAAACTGTCGGACGTGTGGGCCACGTTCGGTCAGGAACGCGTGCACATGATCTCGCAGTCGTCCAACGACTTGAACCTGACCTTCGTCATCGACGAAGCCGATGCCGACGGCTTGTTGCCGATCCTGCATGGCGAGTTGATCGACAGTGGCGCGATGCCGGTGAGCGAAGGCGAGGTGTTCGGGCCGCGCTGGCGCGAGATCATCGGCTCGGTACGTCCGCGTCCCACGCCGTGGTGGCATGCTGAGCGCGCGCATCTGCTGTCGCTGGCCAAGGCCGGCACGCCGCGTTACGCGTACCACCTGCCCACCGTGCGCGCGCGTGCGCATGCATTGGCGCAGATCGCGGCGGTGGATCAACGCTATTACGCGATCAAGGCCAACGCGCATCCGGCGATCCTGATGGCGCTGGAGCAGGCCGGTTTCGGGCTGGAATGCGTCTCGCATGGCGAATTGCGTCGTGTGTTCCAGACACTGCCGGAGCTGTCGCCGCGTCGCGTGCTGTTCACCCCGAGCTTTGCGCCCAAGGCCGAATACGAGGCCGCGTTTGCGCTGGGCGTGACGGTCACCGTGGACAACGTCGAGGCACTGCGCAACTGGCCGGAGGTGTTCCGTGGCCGCAACGTCTGGCTGCGTATCGACCTGGGGCATGGCGATGGCCATCACGAGAAGGTCAATACCGGCGGCAAGGCATCCAAGTTCGGCCTGTCGTCCACGCGCGTGGATGAGTTCGTTGAAGCGGCGCGCACGTTGGAAGTCACCATCACTGGTGTGCATGCGCACCTGGGCAGTGGTGTGGAGACCGGCGAACACTGGCGCATGATGTACGACGAACTGGCCGGCTTCGCGCGCCGCATCGGCACGGTGGAAACCATCGACATTGGCGGCGGCCTGCCGATTCCGTACAGCGCCGAGGACGAGCCGTTTGATCTGGAGGTGTGGGCCAAGGGCCTGGCCGAGGTCAAGGCCGTGCATCCGGGCTACCGCCTGGCGATCGAGCCGGGCCGTTATCTGGTGGCCGAGGCCGGCGTATTGCTGGCCGGCGTCACCCAGGTGATCGAGAAGGATGGCGTGCAGCGGGTGGGCCTGGATGCGGGCATGAACACCTTGATCCGCCCGGCGCTGTACGATGCCTGGCACGACATCGAAAACCTCAGCCGCCTCGATACGGCTGCCGATGGCGCATTCGATATCGTCGGCCCGATCTGCGAGTCGTCGGACGTGTTCGGCAAGCGCCGCCGTCTGCCGTCCAGCACCGCTCCAGGCGATGTGGTGCTGGTGGCCGATGCCGGCGCGTACGGCTATTCGATGGCCAGTACCTACAACCAGCGGGAGCTGCCGCGCGAAGAGGTGATCGATGCGCCCGCTGGCTGA
- a CDS encoding PhzF family phenazine biosynthesis protein, translating to MSKHRYLQLDVFASRTGSGNPLGVVFDAGALSAEQMQQIAAWLNLSETIFFVPVSAPDADYHIRIFTPRAELPFAGHPSVGAAWVAATHGLTGYKAEGRLHQQCAAGVLPVDVFDRHGALQVRLRAPRARVIATGDTHAAALQGACAGLRVAAHPAALWNNGPNWWLLELADAAAVRQATPDLAAITRLTQASAATGLAVYAPVQDGDADLVVRAFCPGDGVPEDPVTGSANACIAARLHEENRLPGAASRYVASQGREVGRDGRIHVEVDDAGEVWIGGTTLQVIDGRIDW from the coding sequence ATGAGCAAGCACCGCTACCTGCAACTGGATGTTTTCGCCAGCCGCACCGGCTCCGGCAACCCGCTGGGCGTGGTGTTCGACGCAGGCGCGTTGTCGGCCGAGCAGATGCAGCAGATCGCCGCATGGCTGAACCTGTCGGAGACCATCTTTTTTGTGCCGGTCAGCGCGCCGGATGCCGACTATCACATCCGCATCTTCACCCCGCGTGCGGAGCTGCCATTTGCCGGCCACCCCAGTGTCGGCGCGGCGTGGGTCGCGGCAACCCATGGACTGACCGGCTACAAGGCCGAGGGCCGGCTACACCAGCAATGCGCGGCCGGCGTATTGCCGGTGGACGTGTTCGACCGCCACGGCGCATTGCAGGTGCGGCTGCGAGCGCCACGTGCACGCGTCATCGCAACTGGCGACACCCATGCGGCGGCATTGCAGGGAGCCTGCGCCGGATTGCGCGTGGCAGCGCACCCGGCGGCACTCTGGAACAACGGCCCGAACTGGTGGCTGCTGGAACTCGCCGATGCCGCAGCGGTGCGCCAGGCAACGCCGGATCTTGCTGCGATTACCCGCCTGACCCAGGCCAGCGCCGCTACCGGGCTGGCGGTCTACGCCCCTGTGCAGGACGGCGACGCAGATCTGGTGGTGCGCGCGTTCTGCCCTGGCGACGGCGTTCCAGAGGACCCGGTGACCGGTAGCGCCAATGCCTGCATCGCCGCGCGCCTGCACGAAGAAAACCGCCTGCCGGGCGCGGCATCGCGTTATGTCGCCAGCCAGGGCCGCGAGGTCGGCCGCGATGGCCGCATCCATGTGGAAGTGGATGACGCAGGCGAGGTGTGGATTGGCGGAACGACGCTGCAGGTGATCGACGGCCGCATCGATTGGTAA